One region of Pieris rapae chromosome Z, ilPieRapa1.1, whole genome shotgun sequence genomic DNA includes:
- the LOC111003315 gene encoding uncharacterized protein LOC111003315 has product MPKNITSEVREIILKVKEFMDEEKRMQVPIIPLSKVYVRVSAATGVSERTVLNIVKEARLIEQGILDPETLKKNPKKRVRTKGKIEVDEYDLQVIRRKIHEFYTFKKEVPTINKLLQILKEEINFKGSRETLRKILRKNGFQFRKPKNNKDKEPVPEATSSVPPMVPPYIHTMFSHKNIQ; this is encoded by the exons ATgccaaaaaatataacgaGTGAAGTTcgtgaaattatattaaaggtGAAAGAGTTTATGGATGAAGAAAAGCGGATGCAAGTTCCTATTATTCCACTTAGTAAAGTATACGTTCGAGTTTCTGCCGCAACTG gtgtATCTGAACGCACAGTACTAAACATAGTAAAGGAGGCGAGACTTATAGAACAAGGGATATTAGATCCAGAGACCTTAAAAAAGAATCCTAAAAAGAGAGTACGCACAAAAGGCAAAATTGAAGTTGATGAATATGATCTACAAgtaataagaagaaaaatacatgaattctatacttttaaaaaagaagtaCCTACCATTAACAAACTCttgcaaatattaaaagaagaaataaattttaagggtTCAAGAGAGACACTGAGAAAAATACTTCGTAAAAATGGTTTTCAATTTAGAAAAcctaaaaataacaaagataaaGAACCAGTACCAGAAGCAACATCATCTGTACCGCCTATGGTGC